The following are encoded in a window of Neomicrococcus lactis genomic DNA:
- a CDS encoding HNH endonuclease signature motif containing protein — MNGHENTEQAGEDSSENSSAPVEDALSVELFDELFAALRDAEVARRKADAALFGITAEIVELSARYSSQLNERGIPDYERLAIPPRPGMVTSVKSGVGPGRIAELAVTYHLAQELEVSEYAAAALMRHAYTSVHKYPLFHQKIASGDVPRGAVEHALDEIDKITPEVVERPLPDESGDVSSEQMAEYENEVRLAAERADGLKEGLATYLDPRFAGKTAWQVKKLAENWRKRHHLKTPAAAHKVAREGRYVNLQASDDGMSYLNAYIPTVAAEALQRRLDKAVEQSRAQDRKDARTTDEIRTDAFLNLLLPRPATRREQTIQEAEGHDPEWVTDDSWLQQITANIAVLIPASVLSEGNMGLEGLSKRVSAERFAAEGTANEGSPAKHPVDEGAVDKGAVHELVADELAADQLAVDKSGLPGMDIERSTLLDHEISRATSTLPQVASVWAEGERFGAIDPESARELARRAKVWRRLITDPLTGTIRDVDTYRPSREQREALVWRDRYCRIPGCQRPGRSCDVDHVQEFQDGGQTTLENLTLLCRKHHRLKSLGHLRIRFTENGELRVTDRFGLSVVSVPWESANAGGSKVFQRQRMSSRNEAA, encoded by the coding sequence ATGAATGGTCACGAGAACACGGAGCAGGCCGGTGAAGACTCATCCGAAAACTCATCCGCCCCTGTTGAAGACGCACTGAGCGTCGAGTTGTTCGACGAGCTATTTGCCGCTCTTCGAGATGCGGAGGTAGCTCGCCGCAAAGCTGATGCTGCACTCTTCGGCATCACCGCTGAAATTGTCGAATTGAGCGCGCGCTATTCCTCGCAACTGAACGAACGTGGAATTCCTGACTACGAACGGCTGGCCATCCCTCCCCGACCAGGAATGGTCACCTCCGTGAAGTCCGGAGTGGGCCCCGGCCGGATCGCCGAACTCGCCGTGACGTACCACCTTGCTCAAGAGCTCGAAGTTTCGGAGTACGCCGCAGCCGCACTTATGCGGCACGCCTACACCTCCGTGCACAAGTACCCGTTATTTCATCAGAAGATTGCGTCTGGCGATGTGCCGCGAGGCGCAGTCGAGCACGCGCTAGATGAAATCGACAAGATCACTCCCGAGGTAGTCGAACGTCCGTTGCCTGATGAGTCGGGCGACGTCAGTAGTGAACAAATGGCCGAGTACGAAAACGAGGTTCGACTTGCGGCGGAGCGCGCTGATGGCCTCAAGGAAGGGCTGGCAACGTATCTGGATCCGCGATTTGCGGGAAAGACGGCGTGGCAGGTCAAGAAGCTGGCCGAAAATTGGCGCAAGCGTCATCACCTCAAGACCCCCGCTGCCGCTCATAAGGTCGCTCGAGAGGGTCGATACGTGAATCTGCAAGCGAGTGACGATGGGATGTCATACCTCAACGCATACATTCCCACAGTTGCTGCAGAGGCGCTTCAGCGTCGTCTCGACAAGGCCGTCGAACAATCTCGCGCTCAGGACCGCAAAGATGCACGAACCACCGATGAGATCCGCACCGATGCCTTTCTCAATCTCCTACTGCCGCGCCCAGCAACGCGAAGAGAGCAGACAATTCAAGAGGCAGAAGGGCACGACCCTGAATGGGTCACCGACGACTCCTGGCTCCAGCAGATCACCGCGAACATTGCCGTCTTGATCCCAGCGTCGGTGCTGAGCGAGGGAAATATGGGCTTGGAAGGTTTGAGCAAGCGAGTATCGGCCGAGCGATTTGCAGCCGAGGGTACTGCAAACGAGGGTTCTCCAGCCAAGCATCCTGTCGACGAAGGAGCCGTGGACAAAGGTGCGGTCCATGAACTTGTCGCAGACGAACTCGCCGCGGACCAACTCGCAGTGGACAAGTCGGGGCTTCCCGGGATGGACATTGAACGTTCAACTCTTTTGGACCATGAAATATCGCGAGCTACTAGTACTTTGCCGCAGGTTGCCTCTGTCTGGGCCGAAGGAGAACGATTTGGTGCTATCGACCCCGAGTCAGCGCGCGAACTCGCCCGACGCGCAAAGGTATGGCGCAGGCTGATCACAGATCCACTAACTGGCACGATTCGCGATGTTGATACGTACCGACCCTCGCGGGAACAACGAGAAGCGCTGGTATGGAGAGACCGATATTGCCGCATACCTGGTTGTCAGCGACCCGGCAGATCCTGCGACGTCGACCATGTCCAAGAATTTCAGGATGGCGGACAGACAACCCTCGAGAACCTCACGCTGCTGTGTCGAAAACACCATCGGCTCAAGTCTCTAGGACACCTGCGAATCAGATTTACCGAGAATGGTGAACTACGAGTGACTGATCGTTTTGGACTCAGCGTGGTTAGCGTGCCCTGGGAATCTGCCAACGCCGGTGGTTCGAAGGTCTTTCAGCGTCAAAGAATGAGCTCGCGAAATGAGGCCGCATAG
- a CDS encoding DEAD/DEAH box helicase has product MNLAELVPAAPSNEVLPEATYEKFLEWVSSRGLTLYPAQDEAVMEIVQGNHVILATPTGSGKSMVAIGAHFHALSRGEVSYYTAPIKALVSEKFFDLCKIFGAENVGMVTGDSSVNQDAPIICCTAEILANIALREGTKADVGVVVMDEFHFYADPQRGWAWQVPLLELPQAQYLLMSATLGDTSFFEDELTSRTNRETVTIAHAERPIPLHFYYSEDPIHEAIQELLETRQTPIYVVHFSQLAAIDRASDLMSINVCSREEKDRIAEMIAGFRFGAGFGKTLNRLVRHGIGVHHAGMLPKYRRLVEQLAQAGLLKVICGTDTLGVGINVPIRTVLMTALTKYDGVRQRLLNAREFHQISGRAGRAGFDTAGTVVVQAPEHDIENKRAMEKAVAKFGDDQRKLRQVNKKKAPEGFLTWSQKSFDKLVASEPEKLSSSFTVSHSMLLNLLEREDDSFAAARRLLTENHEPPAKKRQLLLRALGILRELLATGVVERLETPDKHGNRLALTVHLQPNFALNQPLSPFALAVLDVLDPEAPSYALDVVSVIEATLENPRQVLSAQEKKARGEAIEAMKAEGLDYNARMEALEDVTYPQLLSELLDQSFETYRKGAPWLADFELAPKSIVRDIYERAMSFGEYVNFYGIARSEGVLLRYLTDAYKALRQTVPRDALREDLEDLIDWLGEVVRQTDSSLLDEWEQLTGDNVTADSLVDPSEVLPPAPPRVTANERAFRVMVRNEMFRRVQLFANEKAADLADLDGAEGFDIDRWNDLLDDYFDEHDDIDDGPAGRGPNLLIIDTAPANKPRTWHVRQIFADPRGDHDWGIEADIDLDASDEAGQAVVRLTSAGRLG; this is encoded by the coding sequence GACGCCTACGGGCTCAGGCAAGTCAATGGTGGCCATTGGCGCGCACTTCCACGCGTTGTCACGCGGCGAGGTCTCCTATTACACGGCGCCGATCAAGGCACTCGTGTCTGAGAAATTCTTTGATCTCTGCAAGATCTTTGGCGCCGAGAACGTGGGCATGGTGACGGGCGATTCTTCCGTCAACCAGGACGCCCCCATCATTTGCTGCACGGCCGAGATTCTCGCGAACATTGCCCTGCGTGAGGGCACCAAAGCAGACGTCGGCGTCGTCGTCATGGATGAATTTCACTTCTACGCGGATCCGCAGCGTGGCTGGGCTTGGCAGGTACCGCTCCTTGAACTGCCCCAAGCGCAATACTTGCTGATGTCTGCGACCCTTGGTGACACGAGCTTCTTCGAGGACGAGCTGACGAGCCGCACGAATCGCGAGACGGTCACCATTGCACACGCGGAACGGCCTATCCCGCTTCACTTCTACTACTCCGAAGATCCCATTCACGAGGCGATCCAAGAGCTACTCGAGACTCGTCAGACTCCCATCTACGTAGTCCATTTCAGCCAATTGGCAGCGATCGACCGTGCCTCTGACCTCATGAGCATCAACGTCTGTTCGCGCGAGGAAAAGGACCGCATCGCCGAAATGATTGCCGGCTTTCGGTTTGGGGCTGGCTTCGGCAAAACCTTGAATCGATTGGTCCGCCACGGCATCGGCGTGCACCACGCGGGCATGCTTCCTAAGTACCGCCGGCTCGTCGAGCAACTTGCGCAGGCCGGCTTGCTCAAGGTGATTTGCGGAACGGATACTTTGGGCGTCGGTATCAACGTTCCCATCCGTACCGTCCTGATGACGGCACTTACCAAGTACGACGGCGTTCGCCAACGTTTACTCAACGCGCGCGAATTCCACCAGATATCGGGACGTGCCGGCCGCGCAGGTTTCGACACCGCTGGCACCGTGGTGGTGCAAGCGCCCGAACACGATATTGAAAACAAGCGAGCTATGGAAAAGGCCGTCGCCAAGTTCGGCGACGATCAGCGCAAGCTCCGGCAAGTAAACAAGAAGAAGGCTCCAGAAGGCTTCCTTACCTGGAGCCAGAAGTCCTTCGACAAGCTCGTCGCTTCTGAGCCTGAGAAGCTCTCATCTTCCTTTACTGTTTCTCACTCCATGCTCTTGAACTTGTTGGAACGCGAAGACGATTCTTTCGCAGCGGCACGCAGGCTTCTCACAGAAAACCACGAGCCACCGGCAAAGAAGCGCCAACTCCTGCTGCGTGCACTGGGCATCCTCCGCGAGCTTCTCGCTACGGGCGTCGTCGAGCGCCTTGAGACGCCGGATAAGCACGGTAATCGACTGGCACTGACCGTGCATCTTCAGCCGAACTTCGCTTTAAACCAGCCGCTCTCCCCCTTCGCTCTTGCAGTTCTTGATGTGTTGGATCCTGAGGCACCTTCTTATGCGTTGGACGTCGTGTCCGTGATCGAAGCGACCCTCGAGAACCCACGCCAAGTGTTGAGCGCCCAGGAGAAGAAGGCCCGCGGCGAAGCCATCGAAGCGATGAAGGCCGAGGGGCTCGACTACAACGCGCGCATGGAAGCGTTGGAAGACGTCACCTACCCGCAACTACTGTCCGAGCTCCTTGATCAGTCGTTCGAAACGTACCGCAAGGGTGCGCCGTGGTTGGCGGACTTTGAGCTTGCCCCTAAGTCGATCGTGCGCGACATCTACGAACGTGCCATGAGCTTTGGTGAGTACGTGAACTTCTACGGCATTGCGCGTTCCGAAGGTGTGCTGTTGCGCTACCTGACGGATGCTTACAAGGCGCTCCGGCAGACCGTACCTCGCGATGCTCTGCGCGAGGACCTTGAGGATCTCATCGACTGGCTGGGCGAAGTGGTTCGACAGACTGACTCGTCCCTCCTCGACGAATGGGAGCAGCTCACCGGCGATAACGTCACAGCTGACTCTTTGGTTGATCCGTCCGAGGTCCTACCACCTGCTCCCCCACGCGTCACCGCTAACGAGCGCGCTTTCCGAGTCATGGTGCGCAACGAGATGTTCCGTCGCGTTCAGCTCTTTGCCAACGAAAAGGCCGCCGATTTGGCCGACCTCGATGGCGCGGAAGGCTTTGATATCGATCGTTGGAACGACCTTCTCGATGACTACTTTGACGAACACGACGACATCGACGATGGTCCTGCCGGTCGCGGACCAAACCTGCTCATCATTGATACCGCGCCTGCGAACAAACCACGCACATGGCACGTTCGCCAGATCTTCGCAGATCCTCGTGGCGACCATGACTGGGGCATCGAGGCAGACATCGATCTGGATGCTTCGGATGAAGCAGGCCAGGCAGTCGTTCGGCTGACATCCGCGGGTCGACTGGGATAG
- a CDS encoding MFS transporter, protein MESPLSTPPIEQSSAQRRVVRTLSVSQLLSGIGNGASLAVGSLLAVEVTGSEAFAGAATLAISVAGAVSALPLASFAVQRGRRRSLNLGYSLAALGAVGMIFTPPTQSFVLLMVSAFLLGVGNAANLQARFAATDLALPQHRARDLGLVVWAITIGAVTGPNLIGPGAAVGAFLGLPDMSGPFVFSLLGMIAAIIVLNVGLRPDPLLYARDLRDAQSGSESDDAVESSQPPQRRSSLKDGLLALKHLPDARLGIGVIVAAHLTMVGIMSMTPVHVQHLSVQEHAMHGADANASGSQLDTLVVIGFIISLHIAGMFALSPVFGMLADRWGRKKTMFLAQAVFVLCAVTAVFGRDSEAAITVALVLLGLAWSLATVAGSAFVSESVTEESRVPVQGLSDTMMGVAGAAGSGLAGLVLATWGFGGLAWIGLGIAAAVALWILSSQRDRTKQAVTA, encoded by the coding sequence GTGGAAAGCCCCTTATCAACACCTCCCATCGAGCAGAGCTCTGCGCAACGACGCGTCGTGCGTACCTTGTCCGTTTCTCAGCTACTCAGCGGCATCGGCAATGGTGCGAGCCTCGCCGTCGGCTCCCTTCTGGCCGTTGAGGTCACTGGTTCGGAAGCGTTTGCGGGAGCCGCCACGCTGGCCATTAGCGTTGCGGGTGCCGTTTCGGCATTGCCGCTAGCGTCATTTGCGGTTCAGAGAGGACGACGACGCTCGCTCAACTTGGGCTATAGCCTTGCGGCGCTCGGGGCAGTGGGTATGATTTTCACTCCGCCAACCCAAAGTTTCGTTCTGCTCATGGTGTCCGCATTCTTGTTGGGTGTCGGTAATGCTGCCAATCTCCAAGCGCGCTTCGCAGCAACTGACTTGGCGCTGCCTCAACATCGAGCCCGTGATCTTGGGCTCGTAGTTTGGGCCATCACCATTGGAGCCGTGACGGGACCTAACCTTATTGGGCCAGGCGCAGCTGTCGGCGCGTTCTTAGGTCTTCCCGATATGAGCGGACCTTTTGTCTTCTCGTTGCTGGGCATGATCGCAGCAATCATTGTTCTCAATGTGGGTCTTCGACCCGACCCATTGCTCTACGCTCGAGACCTCCGAGACGCCCAGTCTGGTTCTGAATCAGACGACGCAGTGGAGAGCTCACAGCCGCCACAGCGTCGCTCATCTCTCAAAGACGGGCTTCTCGCCCTCAAACATTTACCGGACGCGCGCTTGGGCATTGGCGTCATTGTTGCCGCGCACTTGACGATGGTCGGCATCATGTCGATGACCCCGGTGCATGTTCAGCATCTGTCGGTTCAAGAGCATGCGATGCACGGCGCTGACGCTAATGCGTCCGGAAGCCAGTTGGACACTCTCGTGGTTATTGGCTTCATCATTTCGTTGCACATCGCGGGAATGTTTGCGCTGTCGCCGGTCTTTGGAATGTTGGCTGACCGATGGGGCCGCAAAAAAACGATGTTCCTGGCCCAAGCCGTGTTCGTGTTGTGCGCAGTGACCGCGGTGTTCGGTCGAGATAGCGAAGCAGCCATCACGGTCGCGTTGGTGCTGCTGGGCTTGGCTTGGTCGCTCGCCACGGTGGCAGGATCAGCTTTCGTCAGCGAATCCGTGACCGAAGAATCACGCGTCCCTGTTCAGGGCCTGAGCGACACCATGATGGGCGTGGCTGGAGCGGCCGGATCAGGTCTAGCTGGTCTGGTGTTGGCTACCTGGGGGTTTGGGGGACTTGCGTGGATCGGGCTGGGGATTGCGGCGGCTGTAGCACTATGGATTCTGTCCTCACAGCGCGACAGGACGAAGCAGGCTGTTACGGCGTAA
- a CDS encoding DUF2975 domain-containing protein: protein MSQQQPVVPGRNNAPGPYKLTSMKWVRRFATAMTVCWAIALIFWLFLGGRAEFVGGPGPYSITVYLSAILAGLGLIFAVASALTFAQSLAGATMERLSEGPLLNPKGSKRRSR, encoded by the coding sequence GTGAGCCAGCAGCAACCAGTAGTGCCCGGTCGTAATAATGCGCCGGGACCTTACAAGCTGACCAGCATGAAGTGGGTCCGCCGCTTCGCCACAGCGATGACTGTTTGCTGGGCCATTGCACTCATCTTCTGGCTCTTTCTCGGAGGAAGAGCCGAATTCGTCGGTGGGCCAGGACCTTACTCCATCACCGTCTACCTGAGCGCAATCTTGGCTGGTCTTGGACTCATTTTTGCTGTCGCCAGTGCCTTGACCTTTGCGCAGAGTCTGGCAGGCGCCACGATGGAACGTCTCTCAGAAGGGCCTCTCCTCAACCCGAAGGGCTCGAAAAGGCGTTCGCGTTAA
- a CDS encoding TerC family protein, with protein MTDQLSAQFQIITFVVLGLVLLFDLLYVVKRPHEPSMKEAGLWVGFYVALALIFAGLMFWQAGPDYGAQFLAGWVTEYSLSVDNLFVFIIIMARFAVPRKYQQEVLMFGIIIALILRGIFIAVGAVALEHMSWIFYLFGVFLLWTAWKQATDSGEDEEDETEPGFIAKLTKRLPVSENYDGNKLRTTVDGKRLFTPMVLVFITIGMTDLMFAFDSIPAIFGLTQSPFIVFTANIFALMGLRQLYFLLGGLMERLVFLKHALSAILAFIGVKLIFHAMHANELPFINGGHGIEWAPEIPTFVSLGIIVGILVIAIVASLVASKGTRVDERLKADAERVLSDDQ; from the coding sequence TTGACAGACCAGCTTTCAGCGCAGTTCCAGATCATCACGTTTGTGGTGCTTGGTCTTGTGCTTCTTTTTGACCTTCTATATGTCGTCAAGCGACCACACGAACCATCCATGAAGGAAGCCGGCCTCTGGGTTGGCTTCTATGTGGCCTTGGCATTGATCTTTGCCGGTCTCATGTTCTGGCAAGCTGGCCCGGATTACGGCGCACAGTTCCTTGCAGGCTGGGTGACAGAGTACTCGCTGTCCGTGGACAACTTGTTCGTGTTCATCATCATCATGGCTCGCTTTGCTGTTCCACGTAAGTACCAGCAAGAAGTCTTGATGTTCGGCATCATCATCGCGCTGATCCTGCGCGGTATCTTCATTGCCGTTGGTGCTGTTGCACTCGAGCACATGAGCTGGATCTTCTACCTCTTCGGCGTGTTCTTGCTGTGGACCGCATGGAAGCAAGCGACTGACTCCGGTGAAGACGAAGAAGATGAAACTGAGCCAGGCTTCATTGCCAAGCTCACGAAGCGCCTTCCAGTTTCTGAGAACTACGATGGCAACAAGCTGCGCACCACCGTTGACGGAAAGCGCTTGTTCACTCCGATGGTGCTCGTGTTCATCACCATCGGTATGACTGACTTGATGTTCGCGTTCGACTCCATCCCGGCAATCTTCGGATTGACGCAGAGCCCGTTCATTGTTTTCACCGCGAATATCTTCGCGTTGATGGGTCTTCGCCAGTTGTACTTCTTGCTCGGTGGACTCATGGAACGTTTGGTGTTCCTGAAGCACGCACTCTCCGCGATTCTCGCTTTTATTGGCGTCAAGCTCATTTTCCATGCGATGCACGCCAACGAGCTTCCGTTCATTAATGGCGGTCACGGCATCGAATGGGCTCCAGAAATCCCGACCTTCGTATCCCTCGGCATCATCGTGGGCATCTTGGTCATCGCGATTGTTGCGAGCCTTGTTGCAAGCAAGGGAACTCGCGTCGACGAGCGCCTCAAGGCCGACGCCGAGCGCGTTCTCAGCGACGACCAGTAG
- a CDS encoding alpha/beta fold hydrolase: MNDGMNYALNDAKNDDMTKTMQGMEGTEGTMEHVAEDTVGEVGETADELGETAAEDILESTVKVPHRQEAPIQLRGMTAISHRFEVPLDHLNSGSRTLEIFAREINASSDVERESKKPWLLYLQGGPGFGAPRLTTNSGWLKEATESFRVLLLDQRGTGLSSPVNHQVLSGFASDDERAEYLAHFRADSIVRDAELIRLTLGIDSWSTLGQSFGGFCTLTYLSLFPGSLNRSIITGGLAPLHGSADRVYQATFARMRARNEEYFAKYPSDRVILDRVIDHVRNREEFFSDGRRLSVGAVQMLGMFLGGNTRVDQLHFHLEGAFIETANGPVLSDAFKETMRSNASFLGGPLYAVLHESIYAQKDATRWSAARVLAENPDFDPASESPLLTGEMIYPWHFNEDPALTSLKGTAEILATKSDWPELYRLDTLSNNSVPVVAAVYTDDVYVDRDLSLETANAVNGLKVWETKDFHHDGLADDGASIFKRLLAMTNDEDVTP, translated from the coding sequence ATGAACGACGGCATGAACTACGCCTTGAACGACGCCAAGAATGATGACATGACGAAGACCATGCAGGGCATGGAGGGCACAGAGGGCACTATGGAGCACGTCGCGGAAGACACTGTAGGCGAAGTCGGAGAGACAGCAGACGAACTCGGAGAGACAGCAGCGGAGGACATCCTGGAATCCACCGTGAAGGTGCCACATCGTCAAGAGGCTCCCATTCAGCTGCGCGGCATGACGGCCATCAGCCATCGTTTTGAGGTTCCGCTTGATCATCTCAATTCCGGCTCGCGGACTTTGGAAATCTTTGCGCGTGAAATCAACGCTTCAAGCGATGTCGAACGCGAATCAAAGAAACCATGGCTGTTGTACCTGCAAGGCGGACCAGGTTTTGGCGCGCCTCGGCTGACCACAAATTCGGGCTGGCTCAAAGAGGCCACCGAGTCGTTCAGAGTGTTGTTGCTTGATCAGCGTGGAACGGGCCTCAGCTCGCCCGTCAATCATCAAGTCTTAAGCGGCTTTGCCAGCGACGACGAACGTGCCGAGTACCTCGCGCATTTCCGGGCGGATTCGATCGTGAGGGACGCCGAGCTCATCAGGCTGACCTTGGGCATTGACTCGTGGTCCACTCTGGGACAAAGCTTTGGTGGCTTCTGCACTCTCACGTATCTTTCACTGTTCCCCGGGTCCCTCAATCGCTCGATCATTACCGGTGGACTCGCGCCGCTGCATGGTTCGGCAGACCGTGTCTATCAGGCCACGTTCGCCCGCATGCGGGCGCGCAACGAGGAATACTTCGCGAAGTACCCAAGTGATCGTGTGATCCTGGACCGCGTCATTGACCACGTGAGAAACCGTGAAGAATTCTTCAGCGACGGACGGCGACTGTCGGTCGGTGCAGTGCAGATGTTAGGCATGTTCCTGGGCGGCAACACTCGTGTGGACCAACTACATTTCCACCTTGAGGGCGCATTCATAGAGACTGCGAACGGCCCCGTTTTGAGCGATGCATTTAAGGAAACGATGCGCTCAAACGCATCCTTCCTCGGAGGCCCGCTCTATGCCGTCCTGCACGAAAGCATCTACGCGCAAAAGGATGCAACGCGGTGGTCGGCCGCTCGAGTTCTCGCTGAGAACCCAGACTTTGATCCCGCGTCTGAGTCTCCACTGCTGACGGGCGAAATGATCTACCCCTGGCACTTTAATGAAGATCCGGCGCTCACCTCACTCAAGGGCACGGCGGAAATTCTGGCCACCAAGTCAGATTGGCCGGAGCTCTACCGGCTGGATACGCTCTCCAACAATTCTGTTCCCGTGGTGGCAGCCGTCTACACGGACGATGTGTATGTGGATCGTGATCTGAGCCTAGAGACCGCCAACGCCGTCAACGGTTTGAAAGTCTGGGAGACCAAGGATTTCCACCATGACGGTCTCGCGGACGACGGTGCCAGCATTTTCAAGCGTCTACTCGCCATGACCAACGACGAAGACGTTACGCCGTAA
- the uvrB gene encoding excinuclease ABC subunit UvrB, giving the protein MSLAQEINRVVAPFEVISEYEPAGDQPQAIKELAERINNGEKDVVLLGATGTGKSATTAWLIEKIQRPTLVMVQNKTLAAQLANEFRELLPNNAVEYFVSYYDYYQPEAYVPQTDTFIEKDSSINEEVERLRHSATNALLTRRDVVVVATVSCIYGLGTPEEYIKGMVTLKKGAELNRDVMLRQFVQMQYSRNDMDFHRGTFRVRGDTVEIIPMYEEQAIRIEFFGDEIENIYTLHPLTGEIIREEEEMYVFPASHYVAGADRMNRAITSIEDELQTRLQELESQNKLVEAQRLRMRTTYDLEMMQQMGFCNGIENYSRHIDGRNAGSAPHCLLDYFPDDFVLVIDESHVTVPQIGAMYEGDMSRKRTLVEHGFRLPSAMDNRPLKWDEFLDRIGQTVYLSATPGKYELAKADGFVEQIIRPTGLVDPEIIVKPTKGQIDDLLDEIRTRTEKNERVLVTTLTKRMAEDLTDYLTENGVKVQYLHSDVDTLRRVELLRELRLGVFDVLVGINLLREGLDLPEVSLVAILDADKEGFLRSATSLIQTIGRAARNVSGEVHMYADRITDSMAKAIEETNRRREIQVAHNKEHGIDPQPLRKRIADITDQLAREDADTKELLEGNKKSRGSSASASKAAEGIRRDGLAAVPAEDLVDLIEQLSQQMHGAAEDLQFELAARLRDEIADLKKELRQMQKAGHA; this is encoded by the coding sequence ATGAGTCTGGCCCAAGAGATTAACCGCGTCGTTGCACCCTTTGAGGTCATTAGTGAATATGAGCCGGCAGGCGATCAGCCTCAAGCCATCAAGGAACTTGCTGAACGCATCAACAATGGTGAGAAGGACGTTGTACTACTGGGCGCCACCGGTACCGGTAAGAGCGCTACCACCGCATGGTTGATCGAAAAGATTCAGCGCCCCACGCTAGTCATGGTCCAGAACAAGACTCTGGCAGCGCAGCTGGCCAATGAGTTCCGCGAACTTCTCCCGAATAACGCGGTGGAGTACTTCGTGAGCTACTACGACTACTACCAGCCGGAAGCTTACGTTCCTCAAACGGACACCTTCATTGAGAAGGACTCGAGCATCAACGAAGAGGTTGAGCGCCTTCGTCACTCCGCCACAAACGCCCTTCTGACTAGGCGCGATGTCGTAGTCGTTGCCACCGTGTCTTGCATTTACGGCTTGGGCACGCCGGAAGAGTACATCAAGGGCATGGTCACGCTGAAAAAGGGTGCCGAGCTCAATCGGGACGTCATGCTTCGGCAGTTCGTTCAAATGCAGTATTCGCGCAATGACATGGACTTCCACCGCGGTACGTTCCGAGTTCGCGGCGATACCGTTGAAATCATCCCGATGTACGAAGAGCAGGCCATCAGGATTGAATTCTTCGGCGACGAGATCGAAAACATTTACACGCTCCACCCTCTAACCGGTGAAATCATCCGAGAAGAAGAGGAAATGTACGTGTTCCCGGCGTCGCACTACGTGGCCGGCGCAGACCGCATGAATCGTGCGATCACCAGCATCGAGGACGAGCTTCAGACGCGACTCCAAGAACTCGAAAGCCAAAACAAGCTCGTCGAAGCTCAACGGCTCAGGATGCGCACCACCTATGACCTCGAGATGATGCAGCAGATGGGCTTCTGCAACGGCATCGAGAACTACTCTCGACACATCGATGGTCGTAACGCGGGAAGCGCGCCGCACTGTCTCTTGGACTACTTCCCGGATGACTTTGTCCTCGTGATCGACGAGTCCCACGTGACCGTTCCGCAGATCGGTGCCATGTACGAAGGCGACATGTCCCGTAAGCGCACTCTTGTTGAGCACGGCTTCCGCCTGCCCAGCGCCATGGATAACCGACCACTCAAATGGGACGAGTTTTTGGACCGCATCGGTCAGACCGTCTACTTGAGCGCCACCCCTGGCAAGTACGAACTCGCCAAAGCAGATGGTTTCGTTGAACAGATCATTCGTCCCACAGGTCTGGTGGATCCTGAAATCATCGTCAAACCCACAAAGGGCCAGATCGATGACCTTCTCGACGAGATCCGCACGCGCACGGAAAAGAATGAGCGCGTACTCGTCACCACGCTAACCAAGCGCATGGCGGAAGACCTGACGGACTACCTCACGGAAAATGGTGTGAAGGTCCAGTACCTGCACTCTGACGTGGACACGCTTCGTCGCGTCGAGCTCCTGAGGGAACTACGCCTCGGCGTCTTCGACGTCCTCGTGGGTATCAATCTGCTCCGTGAGGGCCTCGACTTGCCAGAAGTCAGCCTCGTGGCGATCTTGGACGCGGATAAGGAAGGCTTCTTGCGTTCAGCAACGAGCCTCATCCAGACCATTGGTCGTGCCGCCCGTAACGTCTCTGGTGAAGTCCACATGTATGCGGACCGGATTACGGACTCGATGGCGAAGGCGATCGAAGAGACCAACCGCCGCCGTGAAATCCAGGTCGCCCACAACAAAGAGCACGGCATCGATCCGCAGCCGTTGCGCAAGCGCATCGCGGACATCACGGATCAGTTGGCTCGTGAAGATGCGGATACGAAGGAACTTCTCGAAGGAAACAAGAAGTCCCGCGGATCGTCCGCTAGTGCCAGCAAGGCCGCCGAAGGTATCAGGCGCGATGGCCTCGCTGCCGTTCCCGCTGAGGACCTCGTGGACCTCATTGAGCAGCTCTCGCAGCAGATGCATGGCGCGGCAGAGGACTTGCAGTTCGAACTCGCCGCCCGCCTGCGCGACGAAATTGCGGATCTCAAGAAGGAACTTCGCCAAATGCAAAAGGCGGGCCACGCGTAA